CGCCGAGGAGCAGTTCCAGGCCCTGAAGAACCTGGCGGCGGCCAAGAAGGACTCCGGCCAGGTCATCGTCAGCGGCGACCTGAACGTCGACTTCAGCGCCGACCGGGCGTACGGGTACCAGAAGTTCCCCTGGAAGGTCTTCGAGGCCAACCAGCTGCCGAACCTGCGGTCCTGTTACAACCTCTACGGCGAGAAGGGGAACGGGACGCACGGCAACCGGCACATCGACTACATCTACTTCTGGAAGCGCGTCGAGGAGCACCGCGAGATGTGGATGACCGACTACAGCATCGTCAGCGGCACCAACTCCGACCACAACGGCGTGGTGGCGGCGTTCACCATCTCGTCGTAGCCACCCGCCCCGCGGCCTGCCCGGCGGCTCCCTTGTCGACCGTCGACCATTGACACCTATCGTGATCGACTTCATCGTCGGGGGAACCGTCCCCGCGTCGAAGGGTTCGCCTGATGGTCGACACCGCGCACACGTACGTCATCGTCGGAGCCGGGCCCGCCGGCCTGCAGCTGAGCTACCACCTCCAGCAGCAGGGCGCCGACTACGTGACGTTCGAACGTGGGGCCGAGCCGGGGGGCTTCTTCCGGCGGTTCCCGCGCCACCGCCGCCTGAACTCGACCAACACGGTGCACACCGCCAGCGCCGATCCGGAGACCCGGCTGCGGTGGGACGGCAACTCGCTGCTCAACGACTCCCCGGACCTGCTGTTCGCGAACTTCAGCCGGGACTACCAGCCGTCCGCCGACGACCTGGTGTGCTACCTCGCCGAGTTCCAGCGGGTCCACCAGCTGCGGGTCCGCTACGGCACCACCGTCGAACGGATCACCCGGGAGGACGACGGGTTCAGCGTCCGCACCGACCGGGGCGGCGTCCGGGCGCGCTGCCTCGTGGTGGCCACCGGATGGGGCCGACCGTTCGTGCCGGACATCCCGGGCATCGAGCACGCCACCGGGTACGAGGAGATGGAGGTCGACCCCGACCGGTACGCCGGCCGGCGGGTGCTGATCCTCGGTAAGGGCAACGCGGCGTTCGAGACCGCCTCGGCCCTCCTGGGCAGCGCGGCCACGGTGCACCTGGCCAGCCGGCGGCCGGTACGGCTGGCCTGGCAGACCGGGCACCCCGGTGACGTCCGGGGCCGGCACGGGGCGATCCTCGACAGCCACCGGTCCGGCACCCCGCACACCGTGCTCGACGGCACCGTCGACCGGATCCGGCCGGTCGACGGAGGTTTCCGGGTCCGGGTCACCCACGCCGGGGGTGGGAGCGCCGAACTGGACTACCACGTGGTGCTGCGCTGCACCGGCTTCCGGATGGACACCACCGTGTTCGACGCCGGGTGCCGACCCGAGCTGGTGGACGACGGCCGGATCCCCGCGCTGCGCCCCGACTGGCAGTCGAGCAACGTCGACGACCTGTACTTCGCCGGCACCGTCGCCCAGGCGCGGGACCTACGGCACGCCTCGTCGCCCTTCATCGACGGGTTCCGCTACAACCTGCGCACCCTCACCCGGATCCTGCGGGAACGCTACGACGACGTGCCGATGCCCGTCGCGACGACGCCGGGCGAGCCGGCGTCGCTGGCGAAGCTGATGCTCGACCGGGTGAACGGGAGTTCGGCGCTGTGGACCCAGTTCGAGTACCTCGGCGACGTCCTCGTCCGCGACGGGGCCACCGGTGACTTCCGGCACTACGAGGACCTCCCCGAGGACTACGCGCTCGCCCGGTTCGCCGACGCCGCCCACTGCTACACCCTCACCCTGCGCTGGGGC
Above is a window of Micromonospora rifamycinica DNA encoding:
- a CDS encoding NAD(P)-binding domain-containing protein, whose amino-acid sequence is MVDTAHTYVIVGAGPAGLQLSYHLQQQGADYVTFERGAEPGGFFRRFPRHRRLNSTNTVHTASADPETRLRWDGNSLLNDSPDLLFANFSRDYQPSADDLVCYLAEFQRVHQLRVRYGTTVERITREDDGFSVRTDRGGVRARCLVVATGWGRPFVPDIPGIEHATGYEEMEVDPDRYAGRRVLILGKGNAAFETASALLGSAATVHLASRRPVRLAWQTGHPGDVRGRHGAILDSHRSGTPHTVLDGTVDRIRPVDGGFRVRVTHAGGGSAELDYHVVLRCTGFRMDTTVFDAGCRPELVDDGRIPALRPDWQSSNVDDLYFAGTVAQARDLRHASSPFIDGFRYNLRTLTRILRERYDDVPMPVATTPGEPASLAKLMLDRVNGSSALWTQFEYLGDVLVRDGATGDFRHYEDLPEDYALARFADAAHCYTLTLRWGRDDHGDAPAVDRPPAPGRVTAALHPVLRRYRHGQLLAEQHLPEDLSAEWRRPDRHVQPLVEFLMAELNGGS